The Chloroflexota bacterium DNA window ATCGAGATCCATCGTTGCCGAAGGAAAACCAGTGCTGGGAGTACCCTCAGCTTTGCGTACTACCAAAATTGTTATTGGGGGTAAAGTTTGTTTTTTGCAATAACGGAGCAGATGATCAAGGTGCATTGCTAATCCATGAGGCGGTAAACCAACCAATTTGCCGAGCGTTTCATAGGTTAGGGTTTGACGCTGATGGGCAAAACCCATCAATACCTGATAAATTTGCAGTGCCCGTTCGTAGGTTGTCATCTCTGGCATAACGGCTACTCCAATCGCAACGAAGCTTCATGTCAATAATTGATTATCAAACATTTACAGCTTTTTCGTCAATAGTAATGAGGGAATTGGAATTTACCGCAGATGTTTAAGGCTATAGGCTTTGGGCTATCGGAGATGGCTGGGAAATATCAACAAATGTTCCGATAGTCAATAGCCGATAGCCATTATTCGTGTAATTCGTGGCTAAAATCGCCCTTAGCGCTCTTCATGGCCTTCGTGGTTTCAGCCCTTCGCACCCAATCCCCAGTCCCCAACTCCTACATTCGCTCAATACAAGCGGCAAGCGCAGTAACTGGCGGCCCAACGCGATTGAGAAATTGGGCTGGTTGCAGATCGAGCACACGCCAACCACGCTGAGCAGTAAATCGACTGCGAATTTCATCCTCGGTGATGGCACGGGGCACATTGACGCTGGCAAACTCGATTCCAAATGCCAATACATAATAACGCCCTTGGGGTTGCAAGGCTTGAGCCAAGTCGTCAATAAACGCTTCGGTATCAGCTTGATTAAACAAATGGTAAAAGCCAGTATCGACGATCGCCCCAAATTTGGTTTCAAGCAAGGAGGGCTTGAGGCCATCACCAACCACAAAACGAAGGCGTTGGGCAACTTCACTGGGCAAGGCTGCTGCTTTGGCTTGGGCTTGCTCAATCGCGCTGGGCACAAAATCGACTCCAACCACCGTATAGCCACGTTGTGCCAAGCCAAGCGCTAAATCCCCCGAACCACAACCAACATCAAGAATAGGATTTTGCGGTGGAAAGGCGTTGATTAACTCAATCAAGGCAGGTTGGGGTGCAGCAACATCCCATGGTGGCACATCGTTATAGACATTTTTAAAAAATTCCAGCGGTTCTGCACCAAAACGACTCATTACCCACCTCCTACATTTAACGCTTTTAGGAACTATAACAAAGCAGTCGATATCGAAACTCAGCCTTGATACCGAATTGAGCACAGAAATTTACTGCCAAGTACTGGATTAAATCACTAAATGGCAGTAAAAACCAATTGTTTGGCCCAATTATCCAGCTAGAGTAAGCAGTGAGATCAGCGATTCAAGTTGGTGGATTTTGAACTGGAGAATGATGTATGCAACGTCGATCGAACTATTGGTTTTTGCTCATAAGCTTCGTTTTAGCTGCTTGTGGTCAACCAGATAGCTTGCTTTCAACAAACCCAACAGTAACAATAGCCGACCAAGCCAACCCAACCAGCACGCCGATCAACGGTGGTCAGAG harbors:
- a CDS encoding methyltransferase domain-containing protein → MSRFGAEPLEFFKNVYNDVPPWDVAAPQPALIELINAFPPQNPILDVGCGSGDLALGLAQRGYTVVGVDFVPSAIEQAQAKAAALPSEVAQRLRFVVGDGLKPSLLETKFGAIVDTGFYHLFNQADTEAFIDDLAQALQPQGRYYVLAFGIEFASVNVPRAITEDEIRSRFTAQRGWRVLDLQPAQFLNRVGPPVTALAACIERM